gGGCCTAAGATGTGCTATTTTATGCTATACAttactatactgtacatacaatagTATATGATACTACTCACCCACTGACGGTTCAGTATTAATCATCTAATGGTGTCATAATAGTATATCGGTCACCGGGACCAACCCAGTACTTTAAATTTACTGTAACACTTATGTTCCGTTATTTGAGGggatattttcacattgttcTGTTGATATTTTTCGATAAGCAATATTGTTTATACTGGCTTTGCGTGCGTTTTGTCataagacagaaaaaacaacaacaacatactgaGAAACAGAAATGACGGTGTTTATTCCGTTGGAGCAAAGATTTGCCAAGTCACCTTACCTGTTAACGATGAGCGAGAAAATCATCTGAACTACTTGAAAATCCAGAGCCGACATTCAGTTTAGGGGATTTGAAACTCATGGCTACAGCCGAATCACATGCCACCACGTATTCAAAAGACACTTCGAAACCTGtaacatacattcatacatatacatacatacagtatacatatacattcaGTTTGCGGTTTACTATTCAAATCCATCACATGTACAACACCCACATAAGCACGTGACACGTTAACATTCAGAGCTCTGACACGCTTTGACTAAGACAGTTTCAGTTCATTTGGACTGTAACATTTTGCATCCAGTGTTAGTGGACAACTTGCACAAAAGGCTACATGTACCAATCCAGTGTGAACcattatggggggaaaaaatcccgaatatgtaatataatatatatttctgttgtaattgtatgtttttgagGTAGAAATAATCTAATTCATTGAGTTAAACTTGAGTGTGGGCCAAAGCACTGCACTGTCAAAATACAACTTGATTGAACCTAGCGAACTGGGTTTTAATCAGAACTGGCTGCAGCTATTTAGCTGGCCCAAACAGCTACTGTTGCCAGTAGATAATAGTATTTAGTTTACCCGCTTTTCATCTCCTGAAACTGGTATCTGACTCATGTCTGTGAAATTCCCTTTCAactgacattattattttgcGGTTTTTTCCTCATATGCGCAGCAAACCGGACCTTAAGCTTGAGTGCACGAATACATTTTCTGCCGTGTAACGGCACACTTTTATTCACCATTTTTTGTCGGGAGGTGCACACGAACACGACGCAAGATGCCTTTCTGAGCGCGAGGAGGAGTTACCGGTTTTATCTCTGTTTTGTGACATATGTCAATTATTACATCTCTCAAGCGCCTCAAGTTTTCGCCTTTCATGAAAACTTTGGTGCACACATGGAATCCTATTATTTGCTCATGAGTGACTGCTGATTACTCCCAAGAAGGCTTGGTTTGGAATTTTATAATGTTCTTATATTTCATTGCATACTAACCTAAAACTATCGATTAGatgcctttatttatttatttttggctcaTTTAGCACATGAAAAAGTCTGACTGCTAAAAATTAAATGCGTTTTACTATGCATTGTGTAAATTTTGATGCAAAGAGGCTAAAAAATGGCAATATTTCTGAGTGATAACTAAACGATCGTGCAATCTCAAGCTGATTGCAATGGCAGAAAGAGCTACTTTAGCTGATGCTGGTCATTAGTTGGTCAGTTACAGCTTCACTTTAAAGAATACGTCTTCGGCCTCCGGACATAAACCAGATTAATGTCCGCTCCTGATTTATGACCCTTTTATCTCTCAAAAATGTCAGCTGCCATCAGTTAATGAACCCCTCCACTTCACTTCTTGTTCTGCTGTTAATCTCGCATCTGCATCTACTTAATCCCCGGATGACATTTTGCATCTTCCATACTGTAGTTAGCAGGCTGCTTTTAATAGGAGTCGACAGTTTTAAGTACTGTTTGCAGTTTGATGCGTTCAAATTTGAGTTTGAAATTTTTCAAAGAGTTTGGGTAGAGTGTAGGTGGGATTTGGAAACTGGATCACCATCAGTTTGTGAATTTATGTAGAATGTTTCCTATTATACATGTTATCCCACAGACTCTTTGGTCCCTTGGCATTGTGCAGTGTGGTTTAACCCAACCAGATTATTTCTACCTCAGCAGAAAGTTTGTAGAAGTAAAATTCCAAGGTCTGCTGCAAGGGGAATGACGCAGCGTCAGTGGGGAAGTCGGTGAAGTGGGGAATGCCCCCGATGCTTTAATACTATGGTCTACAGTGTGATGGACGTGTACAATCTGGGTAGTGACCTTTGTAATACTCAGGCATcgtgaaaactgaaaagaagcTGAGGAAACATGAAAGATAACTATAGTACTCGCTAAATATGGCTGCTCAATGtgagtgcctttttttttggatggaggtttgttttttcatccagCACTGCTACACATTCTGGGAACTGTTTCTCACAGTTAACAAAATACCTGCGATCGAAATGACTGTGAACTCAATCCACGCGGACTCAAAAGAACTATGGAAACTTGGCGAACAGGTGATCAGAATCTGGCAATCGTTGGAAACCGTATAAGAGGAGTGAGGCCACACTGTAAACACGGACCCGCAGCATAGTCGTTCTGTTCCAGCCTCGGCGTATATCAATTACCTTGCTGATTAATCGCACAGTTGGTGTTTACTCTTTCTGAAAGCAGGAGAGGATGAACGGCggtgttttgtttgctttttgtattgtgttgaaattattacaaaaaagaaaaaaagaagttcaaatTTGGACACGTTCCTGGtaatgcctctctctctgacctgtatACTGGTTTAATACCGGTGTGGCAGATGCAATGAGCATTCTTAATGGTTATAGTACAATACTGGTAATATACTCGGTATTGCACAAAAAATCATGCAGTAGTATGCTGGCTGAAGCTGCTCTGTGTCGTTTACAGACATGGATTTCATCTATGTAAGCAGTGGCTGCTTATGGTAATGTTGTGATGAGGGTCTGGATggcgttttttgttgttgttactttGGAAATCCTagtgtgcgtttttttttttgttcttccgtCGACATCCTTCTTTCAGTCTGTAAACACGGTTCAGTTTTCTTGAAAGTTACTCCCTCGTATGAATCCACGTGTCCTCTGTGCTCCCTGTCGTAGTCGAGACGAAACTGTTCCTCATTTTGCCCTCACCGGGAGGAAACATAGGACGGATCAACTTTTTGCACTATAGCGATCCGTCTGTCTTTTGTCAAAATGCCTCCACGTGAATTAAAAACCTGTGCGTCTCATCCCGCGGAGACTGTCCTTCCAGCAGGAGGAGTTCTCTCTCCACAGCCCTTCTCCTGCTCACAGAGTCCTCTGTCCTTCTCCGGGTAGAGGCACAGCAGACGGAGGTTCACTGCTCCACCTGAAGGCTATCAGTCTTGTTGCCGGGTGCTGTGAAGCTGTTCACTTCTTCGAACACCAACTCTATATACATAAAAGGGAAAGAATTAAGGGAAATAAGCAATGTATCATACGCAGCGCTGTCGTCTTTGTGCTTGTTCAGCTCGGTATGGTAGTCTTCCAAAGAAGCTCATATTTAAGATGCAACCAAAGCAAAATTATCCACCATGACTCGCATCACCTCAGACCAAACAAACCATAAAACCCCCGGCTGTACTGTGGCAAAATCCTATCTGTGATGTTATGAAAGGGCAGCTCCGAATATCTCGAAACGGTGAAGTCAGCATTCCTATAACACACATGCAAGCTCTAACTCATCCTTACAATCCCCATTGTGAGGCGCTCCGCAGCTTGAAGTTCATGCGATGTGGCATCAAGTTTGTGCAACTTCTTCCTCTGCAAATTTAAAAACTGAGTATAATGTTTATGAAGGGAAGTGAGGGCATTCATttgaaagaaattgaaaagTAGACAACAGCTGCACTTTTCAAAACGCCACGAATATAATCCAATCACATGGTGTCACTTGTGTCACTTTCAAAGGTGAAATCTTTACCTTTCCATTCTTCAAGAGTTCGGTCTTTGCTCTCCAGAGTTTGATCGTAAAGCGGGGCCTCGGGCTCGTCGTCTGGATCGTGGTACTGTGAGAAGTAGGGGTGTGACAGAGCCTCACTGGCCGAGATCCTCCCATCACAGTCTAGCACCAGCATACGCTTCAAAAGATCAACAgctgaaagagacagacagggagactaGTGACGGAGGGTCTGGGAtatgagtggggaaaaaaagttcaaaccTGTGTAAGTGAATTCATAATTTTCAATATGGAGAGAGCAACTTGAGCTTTCCCAGCCTCTGTAATAGGCTGTTTCGATTGGATTTAAGAGTTTGATAATCCAATCTGTGGAGCAGTTACCTAGTGGATTTGCTCCTCTGAAGATCTTTTCCAGGTCCTGCTGGGGCATGAAGGGCAGAGACTGAATGTACTTCTGTGCCTGCAAATAGAGACCAGACCAGACAAAGACGGTGTGCATCATTCGGTGTCAAACAATCAGCCGTCGATCACCCCGACACGCACACATATTGACTATTCAATCCACAGCCATGCCGACGGAATGACTCGTCAATCAGAACAGGCTGCTGTCATCAGTGGAGGCAATTGTAGTGTTTGCATAATCAATTCTTCCTCACGTTCTTGCCTAatactaatactcaaatgcagGTGCTGTCTGGGACCACCctattcatttttgatttccaagaggcgttactaATAGACGCAATTGGATATAACCTACATCCAGTGAGAGCAACGTATCATGTGACATATGTCGAGcatgcgaaaatgtcaacagaccagagcagagagatgtctgtgatgatggtTCCATGATGTCTGTGAACCAGGTTTGCCGTTTTCATGggataaattatgaaaatatcgAGTAAATTTAGTCAAACGCTCGTTCATCTGCGGCAcccatttttgttgtttgcagAAGTCGCTTCTCTATCCATCACGGTGTAAACCcagcccattatcagataatctgcTGTGATCGGATCACCAAGATTTCTGCCACCTGGAAATCACTTCCCGATCGAGGGGATCTAGACATTATCTGGCAgggcaaatgaaatgagctcccagaattcaccTGGGTCCCAGGTTAGATTAACCAGTGTGGCCTACATGCCTCTGGTCATCTTTTCCTCCCTTACGTGTTCAGAGCAGATCTTCTTTAACAACTCAGGTGTCGGAGTCCCAACCACCTCCATGATTCGCTTCAGCTGGTCGATATCTCAGAGAAGGAGGGGGTCAAGGGTCCATCCAGATTTGTAAAAAAGTCTACCTGCAGGATTGGCTCTTCGTGTTATTTTGtcacccacgcacgcacgcacgcacgcacgcacacacgcacacacacaaatcaatcagGACAGAAACTCTACTTGGTAAACGCAACAGAGAGTCAACTGGTCTTCTCTGGACAACACACAAAGATCAGTAGATCAAATTCGCTTTACGGCTCTACTCTTAGTCACGACTACAACACCCAAGTTAATTCGACCCTTTGTGATTGAGCCTATTCATTCCCAAGTTCTCTCTGTTGATGCACCTCCCCGTCAGCAAGGCCTGGGATTGTGATGCAAATCCAAAAAGAATTGTGCGTCGAcgaggctttttaaaaaggtaatTGAAGGTTGATGCTCTGCCATGCTTGTAAAGGATACAGTCGGAGCCGGGAAAAAGGACTTTCCCCTTCAGTAGCTCCCCCATAATGCAGCCCACTGACCAAATATCAACTGGAACAGAAACACCAGAGGTTGAATCGCTCAGCAAATATTTATTGTTTGCATCTGAAAAAATATTGGTTTGATGGAATCTTACCATTTTGATTGTAGTGCATCCAGTTCAGCATGATCTCCGGCGCTCGATACCAGCGAGTCGCCACATACCCTGTCATCTCGTCATCTGTCTGCCGAGCCAATCCAAAGTCAAGAATCTGTAGAACAGGTGTAGACTTTTCTAAGGGACAGGGCTCATACTTTGGACTGAGGGATTTGCACATTTAAACTGAAGGTCAGGTCTTACCCTCAGCTCACAGTCCTCATTTACCGCCACATTACTTGGCTTGAGGTCCTGAAAAAGATAGGGACGTGAGAGAAGCACGATTAGAATAAATGTGTAGTCTAGTCAGAATGTGGCTGGAGATACTCTCCTAACCTTTAGAGAGAATACAAAGGGGGAAactgtatgttttttcattttaaatcaggTAAACACTGCGACAAATCTCTCAGACTTGATGGTCATGATGACGAGAAGAGCAAAGAGGGGGCACTCACCCTGTGGATCAATCCCGCTGAATGGATGTACTGTTCCGACGGGCAGCGGGGTGGGGCAGTAGGgcatggggaggagagggaagacaTAAAGGGAGACAGGCGTGAACGGCGCAGTTCACCATATTAGCTCCCGCCTAAGGGAAGGGACTGCTCCTGTCGGCCACATGGTAACCGGGAATACACAACATCCTGCCAGCTCTGCCGAACTTACTCAGTGTCGGCAAGCAAACATGGCACATAATTTACAAAGAATAACATAACGGCAGTTTACACTTATCTGTGCAACATCGACTTATATGATTTTCCAAATGCGGACAGATAGATTGCTGACAGGCTGCTTTCACACCAAGCATGGTTTACCACAGTAATTCCCATCGGGGGTTATTGTACctcggggtgggggggtgtttAAGTTGCCAGGGGATGAGAAATTAAATGTTGTACAattt
This region of Scophthalmus maximus strain ysfricsl-2021 chromosome 12, ASM2237912v1, whole genome shotgun sequence genomic DNA includes:
- the mapk11 gene encoding mitogen-activated protein kinase 11 isoform X1, whose translation is MSARPGFYRQELNKTVWEVPERYQNLTPVGSGAYGSVCSAYDVVSRQKVAVKKLSRPFQSLIHSRRSYRELRLLKHMKHENVIGLLDVFTPAATLEDFNELYLVTNLMGADLNNIVKFQRLSDEHVQFLIYQLLRGLKYIHSAGLIHRDLKPSNVAVNEDCELRILDFGLARQTDDEMTGYVATRWYRAPEIMLNWMHYNQNVDIWSVGCIMGELLKGKVLFPGSDYIDQLKRIMEVVGTPTPELLKKICSEHAQKYIQSLPFMPQQDLEKIFRGANPLAVDLLKRMLVLDCDGRISASEALSHPYFSQYHDPDDEPEAPLYDQTLESKDRTLEEWKELVFEEVNSFTAPGNKTDSLQVEQ
- the mapk11 gene encoding mitogen-activated protein kinase 11 isoform X2, whose translation is MSWMSLFVPRVKCSAYDVVSRQKVAVKKLSRPFQSLIHSRRSYRELRLLKHMKHENVIGLLDVFTPAATLEDFNELYLVTNLMGADLNNIVKFQRLSDEHVQFLIYQLLRGLKYIHSAGLIHRDLKPSNVAVNEDCELRILDFGLARQTDDEMTGYVATRWYRAPEIMLNWMHYNQNVDIWSVGCIMGELLKGKVLFPGSDYIDQLKRIMEVVGTPTPELLKKICSEHAQKYIQSLPFMPQQDLEKIFRGANPLAVDLLKRMLVLDCDGRISASEALSHPYFSQYHDPDDEPEAPLYDQTLESKDRTLEEWKELVFEEVNSFTAPGNKTDSLQVEQ
- the mapk11 gene encoding mitogen-activated protein kinase 11 isoform X3 translates to MDASAYDVVSRQKVAVKKLSRPFQSLIHSRRSYRELRLLKHMKHENVIGLLDVFTPAATLEDFNELYLVTNLMGADLNNIVKFQRLSDEHVQFLIYQLLRGLKYIHSAGLIHRDLKPSNVAVNEDCELRILDFGLARQTDDEMTGYVATRWYRAPEIMLNWMHYNQNVDIWSVGCIMGELLKGKVLFPGSDYIDQLKRIMEVVGTPTPELLKKICSEHAQKYIQSLPFMPQQDLEKIFRGANPLAVDLLKRMLVLDCDGRISASEALSHPYFSQYHDPDDEPEAPLYDQTLESKDRTLEEWKELVFEEVNSFTAPGNKTDSLQVEQ